In Paenibacillus dendritiformis, the DNA window GAAGGCGTTGCTCCGTATACGTTGGCGCTCACCGCGGGGACGATGAAGCGTGACCAGGTTATGGGGGAAGGCAATTATGCGTTGGCGGGCCATCACATGAACCGCAAAGATCTGCTGTTCAGCCCGCTCCTGCGAGTCAAAACCGGCGCCGCCGCTTATTTGACCGATATGGAGTACATCTATGAATACAAAATAGAGGAACAGAAAACAATCGAGGCCACGGCGGTGGAAGTCATTGAGGATCAGGGACCGGAACCATTATTGACCTTGATCACCTGCGATGAGACCGGCAAGGCCCGGGTGTTGACCCGAGGCCGCTTCGTCGGCAAGACGCCGATTCAGGATGCGACCAGGGAAATGAAGGAAGCCTTTCAACTGGAAATGAGCAACTTATAGCCATCTGCCATGCAAAGGTGCCGCCAAAGTCTTTTGAGATTCAGCAAGGAGCTGGAGCTTAAAAGGCTTTTTTTCTTATGAAAAAAGGGGCCGGGGGAATCGGCGGCAAGGAATTATGGACCTCGAAGAATGACAAATTTGGACGTGTTCAACCCATCCAAATTGTATTATTCTGAAAACATGAAATTGATAGCTGCATACGAAGGGAAGCAGGAGGGGAGAACCATCATCCTTCCTCGTTATCAACCCATTTTTTGCAAAAATAGTAACGCAATTTTTTGCGCGCTCTAACCAATAATTGCGCAGAAGCTTGCTCGCTGATTCCTAATTCCCGAGCCAGCTCCCGGTGCGACTTATCTTCCACATAATAGCGAAACAACACATTGCGGTAGCGCGCATTGAGCTGGTCAAGCGCTTCATGAAGCATTTCATCGCGTATTTGCTCCTCCACCTGATCGGCTACGGCCGTCTCGGCCGCCGAAGCGAAAAGCACCTCCTCATCCATGCCCTCCAGGTTGGATAGTGAATAACATTTTTTGTTTTTTCTCAAGTACGCAAAGGCGGTGTTCCTCGAAATTTGTTTGAGCCAGGCCTTTATCTTTACGGGATTTTGTGATTTAGGTGATGAGGCAATCACTTTGAGGAATGATTCCTGAATGACGTCCTCCGTCAGATCATGATTTCGGAGCAAGAAGTAAATATCGTGATAGATGAATTTTCGGTAGGATTGATAAGTCAGTTTTTGAGATTGACGATCTAATTGTTGGAAACCATCGCGCAAAAAAGATAACCACTGTTCCATAATGCCCCCCCCCCCACATCGTTGGATACAAGTATTATCCAATTTAATTCCCTATATATACTAATATATACTTATATCGTATATAAATCCATATTTGAATAGTGTCGATAATGTGAGCAAAACTACTAAAATATGAAAATAACGAAATATTAGGTCATATTTTGGAAGGATGAGCCGTCTAACCATGTAGAAAGGCGATCATCACGAAACTGCATCTCTTATCTTGCGGAGAGGAGGTGTATTTTCGGCAGAACAGAACGTTTTTTGGGAAGGGGCACATCAAGTTCTAGCGGGGAAATTTTCAAAAAAAGAAAGGGAGATGAATGGAAATGAAATCGGTAAAAAAACGATTGTCGGCATGGTAGCAATTATGGCTTGCGTGTCAGTGGCAACGGCGGCGTTTGCAGACACCAAATCAGCGAAGTTGACGGGATATGGGCAACTGAAAGGCACGTTAGAAGGGCGCTATTATGAAACCTCGGTGACTAGTAATCCTGACAATGCAATTTTAAACGGAAAGACGCTTATCGCACAAAAGAAACTCGAGAGCAGACGGGGAGATCGTTCTTTGGGCGGCTATTGGACCGGCCTGCCTTCTAATACCTCCAAGATACAGCCTCATCAGCTTGAAGAAAATAAGAATACGACGGTCGTCATGGGCAGTCTCGCTCATCAATTCACCAATCTGAAATACGATAATAACGGGGAAATGATTCCTCTGCGTTACGATGGGGGCGAACTAAAAATCGATTATTCCGTGAGCGCCTCCGGGGAAGCGAAAAATGTCGGCTTTCTTCTCTTCGTGGACGGATTTCCGCAGCCTTATCGTTTGAATGCGCCGGAAGCCCCCTATCAATATATGCACATTATCGATCCGGAGAAGGATGATCAAGAGACACCGCTTGCGTTTCTGTTTACCCCGGTTACGGGGAAGCAAGGAGATACCCCGCCGGTTAGCATAGCCAGTGTCTACAGCCCGGCATTCATCCCGGACTTGGCTGCGACGAGCTCCTATGGCGGGTATCATGCGATCCTGAGAGGCGGTTGGCTCCGTCGCTTTTGCCAGAGACGCAGATACTCTGGATCGTTCCGCGATTCCTCGCAATGAGTACATAAGCAATGTGCGCCTCTCTGCTGCCCCGCTGACGCAGGAACTGCTGGTTGACGCCGGTGCGGAATCGATTGACGAAGCTGACGATCAAGGATACAGCCTATTGCAATTCGATGGCTCATTGGCAGACGACAAACACCAGATCAACGACCAGGGCACCCTTCATGGGACCTTACCTTATTCGGCCCCCCTGGAGCGCGATATCAAAATACCTTTTACATCAATCATGAAGCATTAACAAGCGAGGATGGCGGTACTTTCGAAACCGTTCTGGAAAAAGGGAAGGCGGCAGTGATCGAGGCAGATCTCCACTTGGGGAATTTGGAAGATTTCAATACGTTTTACGTATAAATAAATGGGAATCTTTTGACTGAACAATGTTCAGTATGCTATAATCCCCCTAACTGAACTAAATTCAGTTGGGAGGATTTTTTTATGTCAAGGACGAAAAAACCGCCGGAAGAACGGCGTCAACAACTTTTGGATATTGGGATTGAATTGTTTTTGCGCAATGGAGTTGCGGGCGTATCTGTGCAAGATATTGTAAGGGAAGCCGGAGTTGCGACAGGGCTTTTCTACTACTATTTCAAGTCGAAAGAGGTTTTCCTGGATGAGGCTGTGGAAAGCTATGTCATGGGGCAAATACAGCAATATCAAGCCCTGCTCCAATGCGAAGAATTGACGGGGCTAGAGCGGCTTCAACGGCTTGTGGACGAATTTGTCACCTCAATGGATCAAACGGCGCAGGTCATCCGTGAGAATGCGGTCACAGGCCCGCAGCATCGCAGGATTGTGGAGGCTATGCTGCACAAACTCTCCCCGGAGCTGGAATCGTTCATTCGGCGAGGATGCGATGAGGGGATATTCCATGTGTTGCATCCTGCCGTCACGGCGCAATTTCTGCTTCATGGGCTATCGGGGGTATTCCACATGGGGAGAAATGAGGACTCCCATCAGACTCGTCAAGCGGAAATCGAACGGCTGACTTCTGCGGCGTTAGGCATCAGCGAAGGGAGGAGCAGGTAATGCCGTATATTCCCCTGCATCCGATAAAACAGTTTGATTTTCAAATCAATCGAATTTTAACGTATGGCGATGAAGCCTGCAGCTTCGACGAGATTAAGGGCGCCGTTCCGCAAATCGTTGATTTGGACTCTTGGTACCGGGCCTGGCTCCGTCTGGGAGAACAGGCGGAGGCCGACAACAGGAAGCTCCATGCCGCCTATTATTACCGCCTAGCCGAGTTTTTTCTCAAAAAAGGGCCTGAAAAACAGAAAATGTACGAGAAATCGCTTCATAACTTCCGCAGCGTAATGGATCGGGATGAACGCTTGCGGGTGGAATACGTGCCTTACGAACATTCCTCGATGAAAACGTTTATTTTTGAAACGGAAAATCCGCTGGGGAATATGGTTGTTTTCGGGGGATACGATTCCTTTATCGAAGAATTCTATTTGGCGATTCAGGACCTGGCGAAGAGCGGTTATACGATTTATCTTTTCGAGGGGCCGGGACAAGGAGAGTCGCTAAAAAAGGGTCTCGCCTTCGAACCGCATTGGGAAAAGCCGGTGAGCGCCCTCTTTGATTATTTCAAGCTGGAGGATGTGTGCCTGATTGGCGTGTCGTGGGGCGGCTATTTGGCGCTGCGCGCGGCGGCTTTTGAGCGGAGAATAGCGAAAACGGTTGCCTATGATGTCCTTTATGACGGGTTTGACTGTATTATCAACCCGTTTCCCGCAGCGATGCAGACGGTCATCAAGCTGATGTTCCGGATGAGAGCCAAGAGCCTGATTAACTTCGTGCTGCGGCAGGCCATGAAAAAGCAGCTTATTTTGGACTGGGCGATCTCGCATGGGCAATATATTACCGGCACAGACAGTCCGTATCATTTTTACATGGACTTGAAGCGGCATACGCTGCGCGGCATCACTTCGAAGATCAAATGCGATGTGCTGCTGCTCGCCGGAGAGCGCGATCATTATATTCCCAGTACTCATTATCATTTATTGATGAACCGGCTTACCAACGCCAACACGGTAACGGGCAGAATGTTCACC includes these proteins:
- a CDS encoding class A sortase, whose product is MAAKKRTASRIIYNAVCAAVLLAGLFILLHEPIQSWFISRGTSSLGLDKVAAADPVKRDDSHIRKQEPVFNFEEVAELDFETILMANLNKDDIHVIGGISIPSIDMNLPIGEGVAPYTLALTAGTMKRDQVMGEGNYALAGHHMNRKDLLFSPLLRVKTGAAAYLTDMEYIYEYKIEEQKTIEATAVEVIEDQGPEPLLTLITCDETGKARVLTRGRFVGKTPIQDATREMKEAFQLEMSNL
- a CDS encoding RNA polymerase sigma factor, translated to MEQWLSFLRDGFQQLDRQSQKLTYQSYRKFIYHDIYFLLRNHDLTEDVIQESFLKVIASSPKSQNPVKIKAWLKQISRNTAFAYLRKNKKCYSLSNLEGMDEEVLFASAAETAVADQVEEQIRDEMLHEALDQLNARYRNVLFRYYVEDKSHRELARELGISEQASAQLLVRARKKLRYYFCKKWVDNEEG
- a CDS encoding TetR/AcrR family transcriptional regulator — its product is MSRTKKPPEERRQQLLDIGIELFLRNGVAGVSVQDIVREAGVATGLFYYYFKSKEVFLDEAVESYVMGQIQQYQALLQCEELTGLERLQRLVDEFVTSMDQTAQVIRENAVTGPQHRRIVEAMLHKLSPELESFIRRGCDEGIFHVLHPAVTAQFLLHGLSGVFHMGRNEDSHQTRQAEIERLTSAALGISEGRSR
- a CDS encoding alpha/beta fold hydrolase; its protein translation is MPYIPLHPIKQFDFQINRILTYGDEACSFDEIKGAVPQIVDLDSWYRAWLRLGEQAEADNRKLHAAYYYRLAEFFLKKGPEKQKMYEKSLHNFRSVMDRDERLRVEYVPYEHSSMKTFIFETENPLGNMVVFGGYDSFIEEFYLAIQDLAKSGYTIYLFEGPGQGESLKKGLAFEPHWEKPVSALFDYFKLEDVCLIGVSWGGYLALRAAAFERRIAKTVAYDVLYDGFDCIINPFPAAMQTVIKLMFRMRAKSLINFVLRQAMKKQLILDWAISHGQYITGTDSPYHFYMDLKRHTLRGITSKIKCDVLLLAGERDHYIPSTHYHLLMNRLTNANTVTGRMFTEEEGGAEHCQIGNHGLAIKAILDWLK